Proteins from one Candidatus Methylomirabilota bacterium genomic window:
- the grdA gene encoding glycine/sarcosine/betaine reductase complex selenoprotein A: MVLRGKKAIVIGERDGIPAPAIRECLTGAGVDVIYAATECFVUTAAGAMDLENQGRIKELAERNEKRDLVVVLGASDPESVKLIAETVTLGDPSYAGALGGVQLGLPVYHILEPEVKEQVNREVYQQQVGMMEMVLDVPKLIEPLRKIREQVTDVGV; the protein is encoded by the coding sequence ATGGTTCTGAGGGGAAAGAAGGCAATCGTCATTGGAGAGCGAGACGGCATTCCTGCCCCTGCCATACGTGAGTGCCTGACGGGTGCTGGTGTCGATGTCATCTACGCCGCCACTGAATGCTTCGTTTGAACGGCGGCCGGGGCCATGGACTTGGAGAACCAGGGGCGCATTAAGGAGCTTGCCGAGCGGAACGAGAAGCGCGACTTGGTGGTCGTCTTGGGAGCTTCTGACCCGGAGAGCGTCAAGCTCATCGCCGAGACGGTGACCCTGGGCGATCCAAGCTATGCCGGTGCCCTGGGAGGGGTCCAGTTAGGACTCCCCGTGTATCACATCCTCGAACCTGAGGTGAAGGAGCAGGTCAATCGTGAGGTCTATCAGCAGCAGGTGGGAATGATGGAGATGGTGCTCGACGTCCCTAAGCTTATTGAGCCCCTCAGGAAGATCCGTGAGCAGGTGACGGACGTGGGTGTGTGA